In the genome of Lathyrus oleraceus cultivar Zhongwan6 chromosome 4, CAAS_Psat_ZW6_1.0, whole genome shotgun sequence, the window CTGTACTATCTGGATTATACCGAGACCTAGAAGATCCTTTGAGATCGTAAAGTCGTGTCACGGTCCTCCTAAATAGAAGATTCTCCATAACCAAAACGTCCATCTTTGACTCTTTACCTCCTTTGAGATGCTTTGAAGTAACCTTTTTCCAACCAAAAATTATGCGGTTAAGATCTAGCATTATAAATTAACAATCTAATTCTAATTACCAATACATTTAAAAAGATGATTTATAGCATGATCCTTCCATCGGTGGTTATGTGAGTTGTCTTGCTTCGTTCCTTACCCTCCAAGAGATAAATAACCATCTAAACTTCTTTCAATGATTTAGTTAGGCAAGTTATGTTACTTGGTTTTTAATATAATTTCACAACTAGACTCGGTAGTTTCCATCTTTGCAAACGAAATATGATGACTTAGTTACTTCAACATTTGAGGCTCTAAgaacaaaataataaaaaatgtaaGGCATGAAAAGACAAGTACCTGGTATATGCCAAGAATCTTTGCCAGGCATGTTGGACTTCCTGTTCCTATGGATTCAGAAAGGTACTTGAAGTATTCAGGACCAAATTTAATGAATGATTCAAGTTCTGTTTTGGTAACTTGTTTGATGATAAATCGATCATCCAAGGTTTTTGCAAAGAATACATTACTCTTCCCACCTTGAGCTCTCCATTTCTTACAGCGACTTAGAGACCTTATGTAGTCAAGCTCTGAAGGACAACATACTCTTCTTAAGGCATCAAATCGCTTCGCATAGTAAGCCGTCACAGAATATTTTACCTTTCCAAGGGGACCGTCTTCTCCAAAGGAAACTCTGGCATGCATAGCTTTTGTATACATCACTGGGTCCAACATTGATGAGTTACGAGAACCAGACATTGACAATATCATATCCTCGATTGACCCAAAACTTTTTTGAGAATCAAAAGCTGTATCATCGGCAGATGAAAATGACTGGAAGGCACCAGAATCCGAAAAATAAGATGATGCCAATTCACTCCCATCTTTTGGTTTCTCTGATTCATCAGATAACTGGAAATGATATTCCGATGACATCAAGGCATAAGCTATAATACTTGAGGGTTCATCATCATATATTGGAATTACACTGTCATTAACACCGATCGGCAGAAGCATCCTTGCACCACCTTGGAGTCCCAGCTTCCCGTATGACGATACAAAAACGGGATTGTAGTCCACTAGtgtttcaatcttctggctacTAGCAAACAAACTCTTGTTAAATTGGCGATAGAAGTTTACAAAGGGCATCCCTAACCAACTTAAAGAGTCTTCCAGATTATCATGACTTTTAAGAGCAGAAAAGATGCTCTTGGAACCGTTTTGGTCTTCTGCTCGATCCCCGAGATAGTAGGTTTCTCTTTGTGTAGTGGTAGTCAAAGCATCTGCTATAGATATATCAGGGTTTATGGAAGTGCTATCCTTTTGAATTCCAATTCCTGACTGGTTTTCACCTGTCCATTTTGCATCAAGTGTATCAGACAAACTAGGTACAACGGGAAATGGCCCCTCCGAGAGAGCTCTACGAACACCCAATTCAGGTTCTAAAAGGTCCGATTGATCATTTGTGCTTTTGCTGATAGAAAGATTGGGCTGTTCTTTCTCGTTTTGTTTATTTTTTACCACATCAATTTCTTGAGGAAATGCATCTGATTGGGAACTTTTGGCATCAACTAGTCCATGAATAGAGTCAGTACTGCTGAATCCCCTTCCTGCCAAGGAGACCCCAGTCATCAAATTTTCATCTACAGATATTTCCTTATCTTCTGAAATTGAATTGTTTAAACCAGTTTCATTGTTGGAATTAGCTAAGCTGTCTGCATACACAAGGCGGTGGTCCCACATATACGATTGGAAAAGTAACTGCCTCCACAGTCGATTAATTTCCAGAATGTCAATTCCTGGTTGGCCAATTCTCTTTTCTTGGTTTAAAATCTTTTTAAGAGTTTCCTATGTAAACAGAAGAGAGAACCGTGAAACCACAAGCCTTTAAAGATATGTATATGTTTCTACAATTATAGAATTTAATAAAACCTCCGCCCCTTTAAAATTAAGACTGCTAACATAGTTAATAAATCTCCTATCCTATCTAACATTAAAATGATAAATATTAAAAAATTCTAAAACAAGAATGATCTTATACTGCCTCCGTCCCTAAATATAAGAGACTCTTGGGTTTTTTCTTTGTCCCTTTTTATAAGTCCATTTCAAAGTGCATTTTTACTGGTATACTTCTAAAAATGTTACATATTTTTTTCTGCTTTTTGCACTAAATACTCTACACAAATATTAAATAATTCTCTCTTCTAAGGATAAACTTGTAAGATCATACAAATAGTCAACAAACTTAATACACCAACCAACTTTTTTTAATTTCCGTGATTTACTCTAAAGGGCCTTATATTTAGGGACGGAGATAGTATCTCTCAAGACTAAAAGTTACTGAATACAAAAATAAGCATTGTAACGAACTTGAGTGAATGAAGCTATAAATTCAGGTAAAATTACTGTTAACCTCACCTCGAATTCCAGTTTCTCCCTTTGCAACATTCCTTCCAGTTCAGCAACTTGACGTCTTAATTCCGGTGTTTTATGACCACTACTAATTTGGACTGAATTAGATTTTTTCTTTCCAATTTGACTAAGACCATTGAGTACTTCTGAGAATAAAAGCTCTGCTCGATTGACCATCTGTAACAACCAAAAATTAGGTTCACTATAATGTAACCAAAATTTAAAATCCAGGACTTCAAATATCAAACCTCCTCTGATTCTTTCTGTATCCAATCCTGTTTCCCGTGATCAAAATTCAGTTTGTGTGGAGGAAGGTAGACTGAGTGAACATCAATTGATGCATATCGAAAACAAGCAACCATTTTCCCGAATCTGCAAGAGAAACATGAGCATCGTGATCAATGCATCCCACAAAGGACGCCATAAGATTCCTTCTCTTACATAATCATGTTGATACAGTATTAGAAAAGAGTTCAATGAATATACATCGACAGTATAAATAAGTTTTACACATACATTCAAACTTAGTTCACCATCTTAGCAATTTAAATAGGTTTAAAAGTAATATTATGCTGTGGCTATATATGTGTAAAATTTGTTTAGACTGTCGTTACAGAGTTATTATACACATTAATTTTCAAATTCAATCATTAGTTTCTTAAAAATCATGAAGTTTGTGACCTATAAAATAGAGATCAAGACCACGTACATGACAGTTTTGTTATAAATGGCCAACATATATAAAAATTGGACTAGATGAGTGTTTAGGTCAAACACAAAAATAGGGGAGATTATAATCACCCATAAAAGCGAAGACAATCTCTGTGTAGAGAATGGCCACAGCTTGCCACCCTGCTGGCTGCAGCATGGTTTGAAAAACTGAGCTCCAAAAACTTTCCAAATGATAAACCCCAAGCAGCATCAGACATTACTATTCTCTGTGTGGCAGGAGGAAAGCCACTGATTCTTGGACACCGCAAGCACCTGTGCCACATCCAAATCTTTCCCTCCCTTTCACCAGGCAGGATAATTTCTGGTAGTTTTTTTACCGATATGGTAAGTGTTCCCTGTCGATGAGTATAGCAATGCACATGTGCTTCCGATGGCATATCACAAGAATCGCATCGATAACTCTGGAAAGTAAATACATTTATTAATTGTGCAAACTATTGCCGTAGTTCTAACAAATGCAGATGTATTCCTATAACAGACAATTACCTGATCAAATAAATGGTCCCGCAGGAACCGACCCAACGGCTTGTCAAAGCTTCCATAGTATTTAATTCGAAATAGATGGGACCTCTCGCACACGGTTCCCTTCCATACACAACGAGATGACAAAGACACCAAAATGCTTTGATGGTCAGAGGGTGATGGAGGAAACTCTTCTTTTTGAGGAACTGGTTCTTCATTTGTGGTTACAAGCTTCTTCTCGGTATggttttgagcatcatttggAGGTAACGACCCAGAAGCGCTTAATTGATTTGCATAGATTTGGCTATGACCATTTCGAGAATTTTCAGCTAAAATGCCTTGATATATTTGCTCTGAAGTTTCTGTACCATTTACAAAGGTATCATCCATGACTACCAGAGTGTTATCCACCGCAGAAGTTTCTTTTACCAGGGGTTGTTTGGGAAGAAGCTTCCTATGGTGCAATTCAGGAATATCATCTCCTGAAGCAACAATGGAGGAGTAAAAGGCAGTTGAATGGTTAAGATTTGATCCAGATGGCAAAGATTGAGAATAACCATTAGATAAGGATCCTGTATTGCAAACTGGGGAGACTAGTTCAGCAACTGTGCCACTTTTGGTCCTCCGTGGTCCAGTGTTGGGATCATGAATCTGAGACTTCTCATTGCCCGGAACACTAAAACCAGGAACCGTTGAGATTGACCTTTGAATGGATGACGACTTATTTGGAAGGGCGAGACTGTTTAATGGAAGTTCTGGCAGCGAGACTCCTTCATCAGCAAGAAAAGATGTCTCCATGGCCAAATGGTAGGCTGCAAAAACTGCATACTGAACCACATGCTTTACCTTTTTCAGTTCATCCATGTCAGCTCCTCTAAGTAAAATCTGTTTAATCATAAACAATAGAACAATGAATTCTTCATACAAAAGTAGAAAGATTTATCGGTAATTTGAAGTCACAGTTTCTGCATATTTTGTTCTTATTATGTTGAAATTACATGAAACAGATAAATCAAGACTTACTGTGCAACCTAATGGTTTTGGGCAACCTTCAAAAAACATCAATGTTTTCATTGGTTTTTTTGCACCCTGAACAGCAACAATTAGGTCTTCGAGAAATTTTTCAACATGAAACGTTTCACAGTAACCCAACTTTTGTGATGAAAGATGATCAATTGAAGGCACTATTTGAGTGCCAGTACAACGTGCTAGGCGCTCTAAAAGCTGTCTCTTTACATTGAGAACTAGTGTTATGTCTTTTGCAAGAAGATATTCTTGTGCATATCGAGAAACTGATTTCTCTACCAGAAGGATACTTGGCTGGTGTGAAGCTATCTTTGCCACTGCCATCTTCAGATGGTCCATTTCCTACACAAAAGAGTATAAACCCTTAGCATAAACTCATATTAGCCTAACCCTTAAAAAGTGTTACACAAGAACAACCTGCTGCAATAGGGTATCAACACTAGACAAGAGATTAGTAACACGCTGATATTCAAGAGCCCCTCCAAGGATCAATAAGCGAGGTTTATCCACTTTCGACGTCATTCGCCGATGAGCCACATTTTTCTTACAAACAACTCCTTTAACCACCACACTGTAAGAAAATAAATCCAAGAAGTCAAGGAAATGTAATGCCAGGACTTTGACATATACAAATTTCTCTTTGACCCATGATTGAGTTTAATAATATATTGCACTTATAACAGGAAATAAAATCTAGCGATCAACATAAAATCATGATTTAAAATCAAGTATACTAATGGTGTAGATTTTTGtgaaaattaataaaaatatcTATCTGGCCCTGACACTTCATGTTTAAGGCGTGTCCGGCATGTCCGGTGTTGGACACTGACACGACACTGAACACATGGGGTTTACTTTTGATAAATCCATTTTCTCATTATTATCGGTGTCGACATGTTTGTGTCAATGCTTCATAAAAAATAACTTTGCGTACAAGTTCTGATTACTTCTACTATTCCCATTTCCCATATTTATAAATACGGAAATGAAGAGATATAGGACTGATCAGAATTGGAAATTAATTAGCACATTGTAGATTTCATTTGCCACCTTACATTTGATTGCAACTCCTTGTCTTCTAATTTGTTGTTTTTTATTACCTTAACAAATTCTATATATCTATGGAGAGGTTTGTTTTCATTGATTTCGTTTAGTTTATTTTCATAATCTGTTTCCTTTTTCTATTTTGGGAACCATAAATAAGGTATACAAAAGCAACAGCACCACTTCTCTTGAATATTTTTGTTTAGCAGGTTATGAAAGGTGTTTTTCCACATTGAGACTCACTGTGTATTTATGCATTAGAGAAGCACGAGGTCTTAAAATCTGTAGCTAAAAGCCATCTAGAATGATAAATTTGGAATAACTGATCTAGAAGAGCATAAAACAAAACTAGATAGAACATAGAAGTTAAAATCATATCCTTAAAAGTATAGTATTCACCTTTCAATGCGGCTCCCACATGCTATGCATTTGACTTTCGAATAACCAGCTGGGTCCATCCCTCCACCCTTGCTCATATCTGGTTTCAGTAAATTAGCAGCTTCCCATGACAGAGATATGATTATTTCCAACCAACTGTTTTTGTTATTGTCTTCAACTGGTAGGTTCTCAACCTGTAACAGCTGCGATACCAAAGCCCTAAAGTGTCCATCAACTACATTCTTCATTACTTTCTTGTGTTCCTCATTTGACCTATCTCTCTGTCGATACTCCCCACTTCCAAAACTGCTTGAACTGCGAAGATAGCCCCACTCTCCAGTGTCATTCCCATCATTATCATCATCGTCATCATACATACTAGTTTCCCGgtcatcttcttcatcttctggTTCAGGGGGGAGCCACAAAAGTCCATTATTTTCAAAATCGACAGGTTCAGCATCAACATCCTCTGAAACATATAACAAGGAAGGTGCTTCATTTTCATCACAGACATCAGGTTCATCTTCATTTTTTGCAATAACTGGTGTTCCTTCCAAACCACATGCATCAAAGTTGTACTTTGAAGAGAGTTTTGCATCAATGTTTTCTCCATTGGGATGCACTTTCTGTGAGCCATCAATATTGTTTATTCCATCAAGCACAGCTTGTCCATAGTAGCTATTCACTTGAGGATATTGCCTTATATCAGAATCCGACCGATATACATCATACTCATCCTCATCATCGTCACTCCTATAAAAGATAAAAGCATATTGACCCATGACAATTTTGGACAAACTAGCAGCATTCATTGATAAGTCACGTATTAATGTCATGTTTGGATAAACAACTTAATTAAGCGCAAATAGCAGAAGCATTTATCATTAAGTTCTTATTTAAAAGCTATTTCTATAACAAAAGATGAAATAAAGCTATAAGTTGTTTTCATAAACTCTGTTGAAGAGTTTTCGGAAATTTCATAAATTGTTTTCACAAGCTCTCTCACAAGTCACAAGTACTTATGTAAGTAAATAATCTCAAAAAGTCAAGTCAAAAAGATCATAAATATAAAAATTGTTGGGTGATAGAGAATGCATTAAATAAATTGCAGatattttactcaaaataaagGTAAAATAAATCACAGACATTTTAGTAAATAACATCCACACATTGAAATCACGTGATTACAGAATCCTGACGACTCTGATGCCCATTAAAACAAAATGATATCTGTGATCACTTATCAGATCCCCATCATAATTCAAGTTATACTAAAAATATAATATATGGTTGTGAAATTCCTTTGAATTTTCCATAATCACGATGAAGAATATGATTTATTAAAAAACAACATGAAAACAAAACTACATGAAAATGTGTTATTAAGGAAATACCAATGTGAACAATCAAGAATCAGTTCTCACTATCAATGAATGTAAGAGAAGTAGTGCAATACCTGCTTATTGAGAACCCGTATTGCTTCGTTAATGGGTCCCCTAGGTCTTCTACAAGATCAATACTCCTGGCTCCTATGGATGATAAACCTTCCCTATCAGTTTCTTTTGCCCTCTTAGGTGATTGATGTGATTGATGTAGGTTGTTCACAAATGAACCCTGTTGTTTTTGTTTATAAGAACCAACTGAATAAGGCATGGAGCAAATAGTAATGTTACTACTGTTAACCGTGGCACTAGTTTTAGTACTAGACACACTAGAAGCTGACATTGTACGTTCAAGATTAGAAACCTGGCCACTGTTATCAAAAGAAACTATACCCTGCTCCCATTGCTTGTAACAGTAATTACACACACGAATCTTTTCCCACTCATCCCAAGAATTCCTCTGAGTTCCGCTAAACGGGGCAGGAACGGAGTTTGTAGTACACTTGGAACAGAAAATCCGTCCACAGAGACGACAATGGTGTCTACGATTAAACAAAGAGAATTGTGCATCACACTCGTAGCATACTCTACAACTGTGATCCGGCATCCAAAAATCACGCGACACGTTCGCTGGCTCAGATTGCCAGGGTATCCATGATTTAATGATGCTGACAAGCTCAGAAAATGCCTTGTCTATTGCATCCATTGACAAACAAAAATCCAGCTTCCACATTCATCATGATTCTCCCATTTGCCACTCCTAACCGACCATATTCACGATTCAGAAATTAAAAACTCATACTCTCAAACTCTCAATATCAATCTCTTCTATAGGCTATTAAAGATCAATTGCTTCCTCTATTAAACTTTGATTTCGAAACATTTCGAAATATCAATAAAAGGAACCCTAATTCACCAATCACTTAACCTCTGAAGCTCTTTCTTTAAGATTTGACTAATTCAAACACTCTATCAATTGAATTGAATGTACAGTACAAAACATCAAAAACACGATCAGAAAATTAAGCAAGGTGAATAGATAAACGAAGAACGGAAACAAACCCTGAATCAATCATCAACGACTTGGAATTTGGATCTTTGATAATCATCATCGTCAACCACAAAATTAACCCTATAATCgatgaagaaaaagaaaaaattgaTTGAAAGAAAACAACTCTCTACGATTCTCTACACGAATTTGGAAAACCAGAGATCAAAGGAAGAATGAAATTTTCGTTCTGAAATGGAATTTGAGTAACGAGTTTTCCATTTTGTTCTATCATTCTCTCGTTTCATATACTAGTAACCCTTTTTTCTCTGTGATTCCTGACAGAGACCTGcttaaataaaatattataattgCGGTATTATAAAATTGGtgtttattattttatttttatgaaatGAAAAGTTGTTTAGTTTTATATGAACAAATATTATACgaagtcaaagatgaaaataTAAAGCAATTTTAACCATTAAAAAGATAAATGAAATCTTAATATGAGTTAGGAAATTAAGTGTAACTTTTGTTTTGAAAATTGTGCCTGAATTTTTTGAAAGTTGAAATTAGTTTTTCAATATTTAAACATGTATATTAGTACACAAATTAAGAatttttaattcaaataattcaGTTTTTTTTAATTCCAAAATAATTCATATTTTAGATAAATTCTCAAGCTATCTcagttaaaaaaaatattaacaCATAGGTGTCAGATGAATTGACGTCTACCCTTAAATTTAAAGAGGATGCGCCAATTGGATTTGCTTCTCCACATgtgctgccaatccaattggGGTCTGTGTGTAAGGAataagaggagacgccaattgaCTTGGCGTCTGTGTGTTgtgtattttttttttgtataaatagaggtgtagtgtgattcatttttccacTTTTTTTATTATATTGCAAATATGGTTCGTCTTTGTCTCCGCTATGGgaaagtgatttattcgagagacaagcctCAGATGGAGATGCTCTTCTAGAACGTCTGTAGTTTCGAGCAACTATAGAGGGAGTTGGTTCGGCGTTTAGATAGAGACATACCTGAAGACGAAAAAATTAGAAATATTGAGAGACACGATGTCGTACGTGGGTGAATGCGAGTTAAAAATGATAAGGATGCGAGGGAAATGATGTTTTGACCAAATGATATTAGTTTGATTGTTTTAATCAGTTAGATATGTTGTGTTTAGACGTTATGGTTAagtatttttatttgttttgatattTGTTATGTGTGTTGTTTATTCATATATGTCACCAATGTTCGTTTTGTGATATCTGGTTTGTTGTTGGAAAGTGTTGTTGTTTTTAAGTGTGTTTAAGTTGAGGTGATGTTTCTTGTTAACattgttgtaacaaaaagttattaatatatcaaattcaaaggttacaaaaattgaaagaaGGTACTAAATTATGATGTAGAGGTTGCTCCGAGATTGGAACGTGTTTTCTTATTGTGTCCGGGTTGACGAtatatactacataatcttacAATTTTATCAGCTGTATCCATTTATATTCTAATAGGCATGATGTTTGAtcgtccttttttctttcttcacaTCTCATCATTGTGTCAAACTATATCCCCTTAATATGGAGGTTAATATTCCTCCATTGCTAGCACTGAGAAGCTTTCAGTATAGACATTCATGATggtaatggccttgtaaacattGGATATATGGTTGTAAGTGTCCTGACGAGTATGTGTGCATGCCGCAATGACATTGGAGCAAGGTATACGGAAGGCCTGGAACTTGCCACAGTCACACTAACTTATGTTCAATCTGACAGCATAGGATAAATTAGGCCCCCTCATTATGGTATATTGTTTCCTGTGCACtaaaattttgcctatgacggtcaaagattgTAACTGCATATGTGTTAGCTTTGATAGTTTCATCTTTCACCACTTTCATACATCATTCACTGAATAATTGATCTGACATTAACATTGTACTCCATCTTTCGCCTCTGGTTGCGAAGGTCGATGCaaacctaaaataggttgttctCACCAATGCGGTTATTAATAGATTTTTAATGTCGTTAAGAcgtcgttcatgcattccacaaggtttgttgtcatgtggccaCATCGACAtcctccgtcaaatgcccttgtccacttctCTAATGGTATGTTATCTACCCATCTTCTTGTATCTTTATTTGACAATCTAATTTTATTACAGTAATgttgaaatgacggttgagttagagcataTCCTACATTCATCACATTTTGTGAaggttcttgtctttgattgcacACATTCAGTtttgtgcgatatgtctaatgcaatatAGATGGTTAGAAGGAGGATTATGTCATCCGTTATCATGGTTATTATAAGCACTCTCAATAGCAGCATGTCTGtctgaaatcaaacagagattgacttgtggagcgacatgtgttttgagatgactaaggaagaaaccccaaccaccagcagtttcaccttcaacaagagcaaaggcaatgggaaagaaATTATTGTTTTTGTCTTGTGCAACAGCCATAAGCAATATGCTCTTGTATTTCtcgtataaccatgttccatcaatttgaataataggtttgcagaatgcgaaacctttgatgcatggttaAAACGCCCAAAAGAGTTTGTGAAATATTTTATTTCCATCAAAGACGCTCGAATAATAAAAATTAGGTATTATATTACatgcttttaattggtttatttttatttctcgaaagtagtggttctagtatgcatgttatgtatttacctttattaaGACATGTAGATATAATAAAAAGTTGTAGTTGGGGTCCTTTTGATCTATAATGTCATACAATTGCTTATTGTTCTTAATTATTTTGTGtgaaccttttgatctataatgtcatacaattgcttattgttcttaattatttttaggtgagatactcttttaatctgattttggacACATATGaaatactgaccattagtctatgtgttagACCTATGGCAATTGTTGTACTTACACTGGTTGAATAGGAATAGAAGGCCCTAAGTAGTGGCATAGGAAATTAACATTCTATATATCGCCTAACCCTGCTTACATTGGcggactagggatagaaaactCTGAGTAATGTTTAatgagttatttcgtgagggatcgaCTAT includes:
- the LOC127076202 gene encoding 1-phosphatidylinositol-3-phosphate 5-kinase FAB1B, with product MWKLDFCLSMDAIDKAFSELVSIIKSWIPWQSEPANVSRDFWMPDHSCRVCYECDAQFSLFNRRHHCRLCGRIFCSKCTTNSVPAPFSGTQRNSWDEWEKIRVCNYCYKQWEQGIVSFDNSGQVSNLERTMSASSVSSTKTSATVNSSNITICSMPYSVGSYKQKQQGSFVNNLHQSHQSPKRAKETDREGLSSIGARSIDLVEDLGDPLTKQYGFSISRSDDDEDEYDVYRSDSDIRQYPQVNSYYGQAVLDGINNIDGSQKVHPNGENIDAKLSSKYNFDACGLEGTPVIAKNEDEPDVCDENEAPSLLYVSEDVDAEPVDFENNGLLWLPPEPEDEEDDRETSMYDDDDDNDGNDTGEWGYLRSSSSFGSGEYRQRDRSNEEHKKVMKNVVDGHFRALVSQLLQVENLPVEDNNKNSWLEIIISLSWEAANLLKPDMSKGGGMDPAGYSKVKCIACGSRIESVVVKGVVCKKNVAHRRMTSKVDKPRLLILGGALEYQRVTNLLSSVDTLLQQEMDHLKMAVAKIASHQPSILLVEKSVSRYAQEYLLAKDITLVLNVKRQLLERLARCTGTQIVPSIDHLSSQKLGYCETFHVEKFLEDLIVAVQGAKKPMKTLMFFEGCPKPLGCTILLRGADMDELKKVKHVVQYAVFAAYHLAMETSFLADEGVSLPELPLNSLALPNKSSSIQRSISTVPGFSVPGNEKSQIHDPNTGPRRTKSGTVAELVSPVCNTGSLSNGYSQSLPSGSNLNHSTAFYSSIVASGDDIPELHHRKLLPKQPLVKETSAVDNTLVVMDDTFVNGTETSEQIYQGILAENSRNGHSQIYANQLSASGSLPPNDAQNHTEKKLVTTNEEPVPQKEEFPPSPSDHQSILVSLSSRCVWKGTVCERSHLFRIKYYGSFDKPLGRFLRDHLFDQSYRCDSCDMPSEAHVHCYTHRQGTLTISVKKLPEIILPGEREGKIWMWHRCLRCPRISGFPPATQRIVMSDAAWGLSFGKFLELSFSNHAAASRVASCGHSLHRDCLRFYGFGKMVACFRYASIDVHSVYLPPHKLNFDHGKQDWIQKESEEMVNRAELLFSEVLNGLSQIGKKKSNSVQISSGHKTPELRRQVAELEGMLQREKLEFEETLKKILNQEKRIGQPGIDILEINRLWRQLLFQSYMWDHRLVYADSLANSNNETGLNNSISEDKEISVDENLMTGVSLAGRGFSSTDSIHGLVDAKSSQSDAFPQEIDVVKNKQNEKEQPNLSISKSTNDQSDLLEPELGVRRALSEGPFPVVPSLSDTLDAKWTGENQSGIGIQKDSTSINPDISIADALTTTTQRETYYLGDRAEDQNGSKSIFSALKSHDNLEDSLSWLGMPFVNFYRQFNKSLFASSQKIETLVDYNPVFVSSYGKLGLQGGARMLLPIGVNDSVIPIYDDEPSSIIAYALMSSEYHFQLSDESEKPKDGSELASSYFSDSGAFQSFSSADDTAFDSQKSFGSIEDMILSMSGSRNSSMLDPVMYTKAMHARVSFGEDGPLGKVKYSVTAYYAKRFDALRRVCCPSELDYIRSLSRCKKWRAQGGKSNVFFAKTLDDRFIIKQVTKTELESFIKFGPEYFKYLSESIGTGSPTCLAKILGIYQVTSKHLKGGKESKMDVLVMENLLFRRTVTRLYDLKGSSRSRYNPDSTGKNKVLLDQNLIEAMPTSPIFVGNKAKRLLERAVWNDTGFLASVDVMDYSLLVGVDEEKDELVLGIIDFMRQYTWDKHLETWVKASGILGGPKNTPPTVISPKQYKKRFRKAMTTYFLMLPDQWSPPSIIPSHSQSDLGEEKENKEKENNTQSRPLAE